In Natronococcus sp. AD-5, the genomic window CCTCGCGGAGCCGATGTGTTACGACGCGACGGCGGGGTTCTACCTGCGTCCCCATCCCGACGGGCTCCTGGCGGGTAACGGCACCGAGTACGTCGAGGCCGATCCGAACGCGTACGACCGCGACGCGTCGCCGGGGTTCGCGGCCGACCTGCTCGAGCGCGTCGACTACCGACTGTCGGGCGTCGATATCGATCCCGAACGCGACCTCGAGCGCGCCTGGGCCGGCCTCTGTACGGCGACGCCGGATCGGGACCCGCTGGTGGGCCGGCTCGAGAGCGAACTGTACGTCGCGACCGGGTTCCAGGGCCACGGCTTCATGCGCGCGCCGGCGCTCGCGGAACGCGTCGCCGACGAAATTCTCGGCGGCGACGGGATCGATCCCTTCGATCCCGCGCGGTTCGACGGCGACGAGGAGTTCGACATCGTGGAGGGAATGACGATCGAGACGGCGAACGAGTAGCCGCCGAAAGCAGCGCACGCTCGAGCACACAGCCGTCGCGCGCTCGGGGCGCGACCCGTTTCAGCCGGTGCTGGGACGTCAGTCCCGGTCCTCGACAGTGAGCGCTTCCGCGTCGGAAGCCGTCGCGTCGTCCTCGAGCGAGGACGCCTTCGGAATCTCGATGCGTAGGGCACCCGACTCGGTGAGCTTGGCCGTTCCCGCGTTCGGCTCGACGACCGCGTCGCCGGGGAGTTCGGCTTCGCCCTGGAGTTCCATCCCGCGGCCGGGAAACCGCATCTCGTAGCCGTCGTGGAACTGACGGAAGCGATCGATCTGGATCGTGACGGTGCCCTCGAGGTACCGAACCTGGATGTCGTCGGGTTCGGCGCCGGGCGCGTCGAAGACGACGAGGTAGCTCGATTCACCCTCGAGGATATCGACCGGAAGCAGCCGGTGACGCTGGACGCGCCCGTTCGCGCGACCGAGCTGTCGGTAGAGCGCGCTTCCGAGCGCGTTGCCGAGTTCCTTGAAACTCACGGGCTATCACCCCCGTACGACGGTCGGAGGCGACCGGAAGCCGGGGCGGGGACCGGGCAGTAGGTACTGGACATGTCCGGACGTCTCGGTACGAGAGCCGCGTTCTTATTGGTTTTGATGGGATAAAATAAACGTCTGACGCGTTCGGCGCGGATTGGCCGCTCAGAGTTCGACCGGTTCCAGGCAGTCGGTGCCGCCACAGACCGGACACGAGAGCGACGAGACGTCGAACTCGTCGGGGACGTCGTAGGTGTAGTGGTTCTCGAAGAGGTCGAGAAAGCAGTCCTCGGCGGTACAGACGATCTCTTCCGTCGGTGGCATGGGCGCTAGTAGCGCCACGACGCCTATCAACGTCCGGGTTACGGCACGCCGAACCGTCTCCCGTTCCGAAAGTGTCGAGCCGGTCGAGATCGCTCCGAAAGCCCGTTTCGGTCCACGCGTGTCGGCCGGCCGAACGGGCCACCGGTGGGCGGGAATGAAAGGGGCGACGGGCCGGGCGCGGCGCCCGGCCCGTCTGGGCTTTCGTGTAGTCACCGTTTTACCGCTCGAGGCGCTATCCGCCGCTATGACCGACCCCGAGACGCTGTCGGTGACGATCGTCGACGGCTACGTCGACGAGCCCGCGCACTTCGGGGTGCCGCCGTACATCTCGACGTACCCCCGGTACGCGGCGGGCGCGCTCGTCGACGCGGGCGTCCCGCGAGAGCGGATCACGTACCACACGATCGACGGCTTGCGCGACGAACCCGACCAGTGGCGCGACGTCGACGAGGCGGACCTCCTGATCTACCTCGGCGGCATGACCGTCCCGGGCAAGTACGTCGGCGGTACCCCCGCCGAGCCCGACGAGGTGCGGAAACTCGCCTGGACCGCGAGCGGCACGAGCCTGATGGGCGGGCCCGTCAAGTTCGGCGTCGGCGACGAAAACGCCGGGGCCACGGAAACGGCGCGCCAGGACCTGGACTTCGACTTCGTCGCCAAGGGCGACGTCGAGGCCGCCGTCTTCGATCTCGTCGAGAGCGGCCTCGAGGGCTTCAACAACCGGATGCGGGACGTCGACGAGGTGTCGCGGTGGGCCCAGGAAGGAGCGTTCGTGGTCGAGGAACACCCCAACCACCCGGACCACCTCATCGCCGAACTCGAAACCTCTCGCGGTTGCGCCTACCGCTGCTCGTTCTGTACGGAGCCGCTGTACGGCAACCCATCGTTCCGGCCGCCGCCGACGGTCGTCGGCGAGGTCGACGCGCTTTCGAACTACGGCGTCGAGCACTTCCGGATCGGCCGCCAGGCCGACATCCTCGCCTACGGCGGCGACGGCGAGGCCCCGAACCCCGACGCGCTCCGGGAACTCTACGGCGGAATCCGCGAGGTCGCGCCCGACCTCGAGACGCTCCACCTGGACAACATGAACCCCATCACGGTCGTCGAGTGGCCCGAGAAGAGCCGGGAGGGGATTCGGATCATCGCCGAGCACAACACGCCGGGCGATACGGCCGCGTTCGGCCTCGAGTCCGCCGACCCGCTCGTCCAGGAGGAGAATAACCTGAACGTCAGCGCCGAGGAGTGTTTCGAGGCCGTCAAGATCGTCAACGAGGAAGCGGGCTGGCGACCCGGAGAGGAACCGGCGGATGCACCCACCTTCGGCGACGACGCCCCGCGACGCCTGCCCAAGCTCCTGCCCGGGATCAACCTCCTGCACGGGCTCAAGGGCGAACGCGAGGAGACCTACGAGCGCAACCTCGAGTTCCTCCACCGGGTCTACGACGAGGGCTACATGCTCCGCCGGGTCAACATCCGGCAGGTGATGGCCTTCGACGGAACCGACATGTCCGATACGGGCGCCGAGATCGCGAACGAACACAAGAAGCTGTTCAAGCGGTACAAGCGGCAGGTCCGCGAGGAGATCGACAACCCGATGCTCGCCCGCGTCGCGCCGCCCGGCACCGTCCTGCCGGACGTCCACCTCGAGTACCACCAGGACGGCAAAACGTTCGGCCGTCAGCTCGGCACCTACCCGCTGCTGGTCGGCATCCCCGGGGAGCGCGACCTCGGGGAGACGATCGACGTCGCCGTCGTCGACCACGGCTACCGGTCGGTGACCGGCGTTCCCTACCCGCTCGATCTCAACGATGCGTCGATGGACGAACTCACCGTCATCCCCGGCATCGGCGATCGAACCGCGGGCGACATCGTCGTCAACCGACCGTACGAGTCCGTCACCGAGGCCGACCTCGGAAGCGAGGTCGACCTCGAGGGGTTCGCCACGACGCGGCCGCTCGAGCGGGCGGATTGACCGCCGCTCGCGAGACAATTGGCACCGTTCACCACGGTACTCGGTCGGTAGTTCTATTACGGTTGCCACTCTGAGTCAAACTTGAGGGTCTACCTGTGGAAATATCTGAAAAACTGTTGTGTTTGTTCAGTACGGAAGTCTCGGCAGAGGAAGATCGGTACGTCATCGAGGTGCCACGGCAGGAAGTCGAGACCGGCGACATCGACGCCGGAGACGTCTACCGCGTCGCGCTCATCTCACGTGACGAATCGAGCGAGGAAGGGTCCGCGTCGGCGACGCAGCCACAGACCGCACCGTCGGAACCGCAGCCGCCGGTCGACGTCGGCGAAACGCGGTACGTCGAGATCGAAGACATCGGCAAGCAAGGTGACGGGATCGCGCGCGTCGAGCGCGGCTACGTCATCATCGTTCCCGGTGCGGACGTCGGGGAACGCGTCAAGGTGGAAATCACCGAGGTCAAGTCGAACTTCGCCGTCGGCGAGATCATCGAGGAGACGTTCTAGCAACGAACTTTTAACCGGGTCCTCGCACGGCCGCAGGCCGCGCTCGAACCCGATTAAAAACTTCGATGAAAAACACCGGAGAGCTTGCTCTCCCGAGTTCTCGCTCGTTCCTTCGGAACTCGCGAGAAAGGCCAGCGCGCCTGTAAGCGCGCTCGGGGAAACGGCGCGCTTCGCGCGCCGTGTGCTACCTTTCACTATAGCGTCGCTTGGCCCTACTGAGGTCTCCGGACGCTCTATTCTCGAAAACGCCGTTACGCAGAGAGTGCGAACCTACTGCTACTCCTGGCAGCTACCGATGATGTCGGTAGAGCCGTGCTGAATACGCGGCGCGGATGTGGCACGAGCGGGGGGCCGACTACCGAGGAAGGAGGGTCGCTTGATGAAGGGACTTCACTGAAACGAGAACCCGTCAATATTTGTACATTCGTGGAATGTGCATTAAATATGCGCCGCCGTGCCCTCCTCACCGGCCTTCCAGTCGGTGTGCTCATTATCGCCGGGTGTCTGAGCGATTCCACCACTGACGATACCGATGATAACGCTTCTAACGAAGCAGATACCGACTCCGATGCGCCCGAATTCGAGGTCGACGAAGATGCGCCCGGTGAGTTTATTCTCCTTCGAAATCAGCCGCAGGAACCGAACGGCGTCACCGTTGGCGACGAATTTGAAACCGGCGTTGTTCTCGGAAACGCCGGTGGCGAATCTATTGCCGGCGAAGTTGGCATCGAACTTGTCCCACCAAACGAAGACGAGGACGTTCAGACGGCTTCCATCGTTGTTCAAGGTGATGACGAAATCCCTTCCGGGGCAGCGAGGTTTTTCACCGCTGGGTTGTTCGAAGCGACGGTTGCCGGCGACTGGGAACTCATCGCCGGCTCCGAGATCGAACACGTTCACCGAACTTACGACCCGATAGTCACCGTCGAAGCGCACCCTGCGGACTGATCGATACCTCTACGCATCTCCGCTCAATCACTGCTCAAGTTCGTAACTGAGGGGTGATACAAAAGCGGCGTTCGATCCGAACGCTTCTCTTTCGGGTAGTTCAGATTCGACAGGATGAGATAGAGCGGACCGTCGCGATGGATACATCCTCCCTATTCAGCACGCTACTCTCGACAGCTATCGGGAGGATCGATTGTCGTTCCGTTAATTACTCGACCCGTACATAACACGCCTACCGAAGACCGATCAAAAATACGCTTTTCAGTAGTCCGCTCGTTCTCGCGTCCCTACTTCGGAATCGTCTCGCGAAACGTCTCCGGATCGTCGTGGAAGCAGTCGCCGACGACGATCGCGTCCGCGCCGGCCTCGAGGATTTCGCTCGCTTTCTCGGCGCTGTCGATCCCGCCGCCGTAGAACAGCGCCGTCTCGGAGAGGTACCTCGCGGCCGCCTCGACGTCCGTCGGGCCGCCGTAGGTGCCCGAATACTCGACGTAGAAGATCGGAAAGCCGTAAAGTGCTTCCGTGGCGAGGGCGGCGCCGGCGACCTGCTCCGGGGTGTACTTCGCGTCGACGCCCGAGACGGCGGCCGCCGTCGACTCGAGGTGCTGGACGACGTACCCCTCGCCGACGACCTTCGCCGCGAGTTCGGTCACCGCGTCGACGCCCTTCGACGCGATCAGGTCGCCGACGATCGGGATGCCGGAGCCGAGCAGTTCGTCGGGCTTCTTTCCGACCTCGGTGAAGAGATCGACGTGCTTGCCGACGAAGTGATCCCAGTCGCCGTTGTAGACGGCGGGAATCGAGAGGTAGTCGGCCGCCTCGACGGTGTCCCGCGAGACGTGCTCCGAACTGTACGGCTCCTGGAAGATCGGCAGTTCCGGGAACGCGGCCGTAACTCGCTCGATCGCCTCGAGGCTGTTACCCTCGCTGACGTTGTCGGAGCCGCCGACGAGCACCAGGTTGGTCCCCTCGAGGACCTCGAGGTCCGGCGGTAACGGTTTGGCCGGATCGACCTTCGTGACGTGGGTGATCTCGTCCCAGTCGATATCCATGGCGACGGATTCCGCGGTCGGACCTAATTCCTGTCGGTTCCGCGCGCGTCCGGCGGGCGGGGCGTGCCGTCGATCCGTTTCGCGCCCTCGGAGTCGTGGACGACGACCTCGCCCGGTCCGGGGTCGGCGGATTCGTACTTATCGCGGACGCCGATCGCCTCCTCGAGTTCCCGGACGGCGCGCTCTTTCAGCGCGCGGGCGAGTTCCTCGGCGTCCTCGCGGGAGATGTCTCGGCCGAGTCCCTCGCACTCGTGGGCGCGGACGACGCCCTCCTCGTCGACCGCTTCCCCCATCGGCTGGCTGGTACCGGCCAGCGCGACGCTGAAGGGGTACGTACGACAGATCAGCGGGCGGTCGTCGTGAGCAGTACAGGCGCCGACGCCGTCGTCGTCCTCCGCGTAGAAGACGCAGTCGCCGCAGCCGTCGGTCTGGAGCGCCCACTCGAACGTCTCGCCCTCGAGTTCGCCGTTTCGCTCCTCGAGGCCGTAGGGCACGGGCCGAGCGACGTCGCGCCAGTCGCGGTCGTCTGATTCGGGGGCGGTATCGCTATCGACGTCGGCGGCCTCGAGTTCGCGGACCTCGTCGGGAAACACCGTCGCCGTGTGTTCGTCCTCGCCGTGGCCCGTACAGCAGGCGCCACAGCGAGTGCACTCGAAGCCGATCGACTCGATGGCGTCGGCGAGGTCGTCGATCGCGAGGCCCCGGGCGGACTCGAGTTCGGCCTCCAGCGATTGCACACCGAATCCGACGCGATCGAGCGGGAAAAGCCGGTCGCTTGTGACCGACGCCCTCGCGGTCTGAACGGGACAAACCGTTACGGGTATCCGCGACCTATGGTACCTAATGTCGTCACTCAACGACGAGATGGCCGACGTCCAGGCGGAGATCGACCGGGTTCGGGATCACCTTCGAACGGAGGTTCCGAACCTCTTCGCGTTCGACGTCACCGTCAGCCGAATTGAATACAACGCGAACAACAACAGCGTCACGCTCACGGTCGAGCCGAGTTCGGAAGCGCGCAAGCAGATCTCCGACGAGTTCGGCGGCGTGCGAGTGCGGATGGACGACCAGTTGACGTTCGACTTCCAGTTCACCTCGGACGCGTAACGCGGCCGTCCGAACGAGGCGTAGCGCGCTCGCCGTTCCACTCGAGTCGCCCCTCGACCGCGAGTTTCTCGAGGTGGGCGCGAACGGTCGCCAGCGCGAGGTCGCGGACCCCGGAGAGGTCCTTCTCGTAGGCCGCCTCGAGGATCTCCGCGAGCGATTCGGCGCCGTTTTCGACCGCTTCGAGCACCCGACGCTCGCGACGATACCGGTGAGCGATGAGTCGCTCGAGGGTCTCCCGCGGGGGGTCGATCACGGGGCCGTGGCCGGGGTGCAGCGTCGGCGGGTCGATCGCCCGGAGCCGACGGAGGGTGCTCAGGTACGCGCGCACGTCGCCTTCGGGTGCGCCGACGACGACGCTGCCCTCGCTGACCGCGCAGTCGCCACAGACGACCGGTCCGTCCGCGCCGGCCTCGAGTGCGACGTGGTCGGGCGCGTGACCGGGGGTGTCGAGCACCCGAACGCGCTCGTCGCCGAGCCGGATCGTCGCTCCGGGGCGCAGTTCGCGGTCAGGGAATCGTCCCGTCGCCTCGCGAAAACGGTCCGCCCGGCCGTATCGCGCCCAGACGGTCGCGTCCGTCTCGCTCGCGTAGGCGTCGAGCGCCCCGACGTGGTCCGGGTGGGTGTGCGTGCAGACGATGTGATCGACGGCGCGGTCGTCGATCAGTCGGTCTAGTTCTCCGGTACGGGCCGCGGGATCGACGAGTATCGCCGACCGCGTGCCGATCAGGTACGCGTTCGTGCGCCCCCCGGGTGCGCGCGTCGAGGCGGGAACCGAACAGCGGACGACGTCCATACCCGGCTATCACGGCGGGCGAAAAAAGACCTGTTGGCGGCGGTCAGTGCTTGAGGAAGTAGACCTGCTTGCGGGCGTCGCGGAAACTGTACCGAGAGCCGATGAGATCGACGTCCTCGAGGCGGTTGAGCGCGTAGCGGACGGTCCGGTCGGGGAGCAGCGACTCCTCGGCCAGTTGCCCCTGGGAGAGCGGCGAATCGGTCTCGAGCACCTTGGCGACGAGTTTCGCACTCGGCGGCAGGTCACGAAGCCGATCGCGATACTCGTCTTCGGAGAGGGGTTCTTCGGCGGCAGCGGCGCGGTCCTCTGCGGTACTCATGCTCATACCTACTGCTGTGAAATCGTCGATGGTAAAGCTTCCCTATATGTGGATACGAACAATCCAGTTTGTATTAGGTGTATAAACGAAATATAATCACAGTTAGCTAACGTATTCTCGTTCGCCGCGTCCGCTCGATCGTAGCAGAATACGAAACAGACGTTAGACGGCCAGCAGACGCGTATTCGGCGAACAGGATCGGACGAGAAACCGAGCCACTGAGCCGCCGGTCGATCGGTATATGCGTGTTCTGATACGTATCGCCCCCGGGATAGCTGTCGACAGACTCCAGTATCGTTTTATCCCACGGCTGCAGTAGTTGCTTCCAGTGTGAAAGGACAGGAGTGGTACCAGGCCGACGACGTCGCCGAGGAGTACGACGACAAGCGGTTCTCCCAGGGCGGTCAGCTGATCGACCGCCGGGAGAAGGAGGCCGTGCTCGACGCGATCATGCCCGTCGAGGATCGGAACGTCCTCGAGATCGCCTGTGGTACCGGGCGGTTCACCGTCATGCTCGCGGAGCGCGGCGCGGACGTCGTTGGACTGGATATTTCGGCAGCGATGTTGCAGCAAGGACGGAAGAAAGCCCAGAACAGGGGACTCGCGGGAACGCTCGAGTTCCTCCGGGGCGACGCCGGCCGGCTCCCGTTTCCGGACGATCACTTCGACACCGTCATCGCGATGCGATTCTTCCACCTGGCAGACGATCCGGAGGCGTTCCTGCGGGAGATGCGTCGGGTTTCGAGCGACCAGATCGTCTTCGATACGTTCAATCGGTTCAGCGCGCGCAGCGCCTACAACTGGGCGCTCCCGATGGGATCGCGGCTCTACTCGAAAAGCGAGGTGAGCGTCCTGCTCGCGAAGACCGAACTAACGCTTGTCGACGTCGAGGACGACTTCCTCGTTCCCTACGGCGTCTACCGGTCGATTCCGAACGGACTCGCCACTCCGATCCGTACCTTCGACGAGATCGTCGGCGGCCGTCCGATCACCGATCACCTGGCGTCGGTCTCGTACTGGAACACGCGCGTTCGCTGACGATACTTGTGGCCGCGGGATCGAATCCCATCCTATTTTTATTCTCGGCTCAATCTATTATCCCGTATGGAGCTCTCGGTAGTCGTCTCGACGCTCAACGACCGGGAGCAGTTGCTGTCGTGTCTCGACGCGCTCAGCGCGGAGACGCCGGCGACTACCGAAATCGTCGTGGTCAACGGCCCCTCGTCGGACGGCACGACCGGCGTCGTTCGCGAGCGCTCCGACGTCGACGTGCTCGTCGAGATCTCCGAACGGAACCCGAACGTCTCTCGAAACGCCGGGTTCGAGGAGGCGACGGGCGACGTCGTCGCCTTCCTTGACGGCGAGTACGCGATCGAACCCGGCTGGTACGAGGCCGTCGAGCGCGCGGTCGGAAACGACGCCGACGTGGTCACCGGGCCGATCAAAGAAGCCGACGGAACGACGTCGGGCGGGGAGACGACGCGGACGGTCGCCGGCCGCAGCGTGGCCGCCTTCGACGGGGACAACGTCGCCTTCGATCGGACCGTCCTCGAGGCGCTCGACGGGTTCGACGAGTACCTCGAAGCCGACGGCACGCGGGACTGCGCCCACCGCGTGGCCGGTCTCGGGTTCGAGGTCACCTGGTCGACGACGATGACGGCCCGCAGCGACGTCGGTGCCGACGGCGGACAGACCGATCCCGACTGGGGAGCCACCTACCGTGCGCTTTCCTACCGCCTCGCGAAGAACTACGGCCCGCGACCGACCGTCCTCGCCCGGACGGTCGGCAGCGCGGTCCGCGACGGGGTCGCCGGCGTTCGAGAGATCGTTACGGGCGACGCGACGCCGACGGGGTGGCTCTCCGACGGGGTCGACGTCGTCACGAACGCCGGCGGCGGGTTCCGGGACGGCGTTCGCGCCCGCTACGCCGATCGGTCGTCCCGGCGAAACCCGAACGGGCTCTCGGTGCGCCACGATCGGGCGGTCCGGGTGTACGATCGCCGGTGAGGCGGCTCACTCGCGGCGGAACTGCGGCTCTCGCTCCTCGAGTCTGGCCTCGAATCCCTCGCGGTAATCGTCGGTGTCGTCCAGTTCGCGCCCGAGCGCGCGCTCGAACCGGAGCCCCTGCTCGAGCGGCGTCTCGAGGGCCGCGTTGAGCGCCCGTTTGCCGCTCTCGAGACCCAGCGGCGCGTTCTCGCAGAGGCGATCCGCGAACGCTTTCGTTCGCTCGTCGACCGCCTCGTCCTCGCAGAGTTCGTGAACCAGCCCCATCCGCGCCGCCTCCTTGGGGTCGACGAACTCGCCGGTGAGAACGATCTCCTTGGCCTTCGAGAGCCCGATCAACCGGGGTAGACGTTGGGTTCCGCCGCCGTGGGGAAAGGTTCCCAGCGTGACCTCGAGCAGGCCGTACTTCGCGTCTCGGCCGAGGATCCGGAAGTCGCAGGGGAGGGTCAGTTCGAACGCGCCGGCCGGCGCGGCCCGCTTGATCCCGGCGACGACCGGCTGTCGCGTCTCCTCGATGGTCTCGAGCAGCGTCGGGAAGACGTCGCGGTCGATCCCGGAGTCGGGTTCGACGCGGTCGCGCATCATCGCGAGGTCCATCCCGGCGCTGAAGACGGAGCCTTCTCCGAGGAGGGTGACCGCCCACGCCTCTTCGTCGGCGTCGACGCGCTCGAACGCCTCGGTCAGATCCCGCATGAGGTCGACCGTCATCGCGTTTCGCTTCTCCGGTCGAGAGAGATAAACGTCCGCTCGCCGGTCGTTCCAGTCGATCGCTGCGAGCCCCGTGCCGACAGATTCCATGGGGAACAGCTCAAGAGCCAGGAGTATAACGTTCGGGTTCGGGCTGGAGCGTCTACCGCAGCGGGGAGAAATCGGGTCCGCTCGCTACTCGGGATCGAAGCCGCCGGCGAGGAGGTCGAGCGCGAACAGCGCGAGCGCGCCGAGAAGCGCCCACGCGCCCGTCAGCAGGACCGTCTCCGCGGTCCAGGCGTACGCCTCGCCGATGTTGTGAAGCGGCGCGGGTACCGAGCCGGCGATGAGCCCGACGAGGAAGACGAGCGTCACCCCGCGGTGGTGATCCAGCGCTCGCCGCACGATTCTGGCGATCGTCACGAGCCCGAGGACGCCGCCGGCGACGAACACGACGACGGTCGTCCCCGGCTCGAGGAGGCCCGCGAGCGTGCCGTCGGCGAGGGCGAGGTCTCGAATCGACCGCATGAACGCGGTCAGTTCCGACGAGAGGAAGACGTACTGACCGAGCAGGATCAGGATCAGCGAGCCGGAGACGCCCGGCAGGATCATCGCGCTGACCGCCAGCGCGCCCGAGAGGAAGATCAGGACGACGCCGCTTCCCGGCAGCTGGAGCACGTTACTGGCGATCAGCAGCGCGAGGCCGATTCCGGCGGCGGCCGCGAGCGCGTGTTCGACCGTCGACAGCGTCAGGCTCCGGAAGAGGACGATCGCGGACGCGGCGATCAGCCCCGTGAAGAAGCCGAAGAGCGCGAGCGGATGGGACTCCGCGAGCGCCGAGACGGCGCCGGCGATGAGCGCGACGGCGGTCACCATCCCGACGCCAAGCGGCAGGAGAAACTGCAGGTCCATCTCGAGCAACGCTTCCCGAGCGCGCTCCCGCCGGTCGGGATCGTACCCGCGGAGGACGGCGAGCGCGCGTCCGGGCGTGAGCGCGGTCACGGCGGCGATCAGTCGACCGTAGAAGCCGAGCAGCAGGGCGACGGTGCCGCCGGAGACGCCGGGGAGCGCGTCGGCCGTCCCCATACAGAGGCCGTAGCAGTAGGTGCGAAGGAAGGCCAGCCGATGGCCGAGTCGCTGTTCGAGGGCGTGTAACATACCTGGTAGTCACCGTTCGGTCGTCGTTCTCGAGCCGGCCGAGCCGGCCGCTCGTGTCGCGACCATACGTACCGAACGTTCCGGGACGAACATAAATCGACTCACTCCGATCGGCGGCCGATAATTCGACGG contains:
- a CDS encoding Hsp20/alpha crystallin family protein codes for the protein MSFKELGNALGSALYRQLGRANGRVQRHRLLPVDILEGESSYLVVFDAPGAEPDDIQVRYLEGTVTIQIDRFRQFHDGYEMRFPGRGMELQGEAELPGDAVVEPNAGTAKLTESGALRIEIPKASSLEDDATASDAEALTVEDRD
- a CDS encoding DUF7559 family protein, whose amino-acid sequence is MPPTEEIVCTAEDCFLDLFENHYTYDVPDEFDVSSLSCPVCGGTDCLEPVEL
- a CDS encoding radical SAM protein → MTDPETLSVTIVDGYVDEPAHFGVPPYISTYPRYAAGALVDAGVPRERITYHTIDGLRDEPDQWRDVDEADLLIYLGGMTVPGKYVGGTPAEPDEVRKLAWTASGTSLMGGPVKFGVGDENAGATETARQDLDFDFVAKGDVEAAVFDLVESGLEGFNNRMRDVDEVSRWAQEGAFVVEEHPNHPDHLIAELETSRGCAYRCSFCTEPLYGNPSFRPPPTVVGEVDALSNYGVEHFRIGRQADILAYGGDGEAPNPDALRELYGGIREVAPDLETLHLDNMNPITVVEWPEKSREGIRIIAEHNTPGDTAAFGLESADPLVQEENNLNVSAEECFEAVKIVNEEAGWRPGEEPADAPTFGDDAPRRLPKLLPGINLLHGLKGEREETYERNLEFLHRVYDEGYMLRRVNIRQVMAFDGTDMSDTGAEIANEHKKLFKRYKRQVREEIDNPMLARVAPPGTVLPDVHLEYHQDGKTFGRQLGTYPLLVGIPGERDLGETIDVAVVDHGYRSVTGVPYPLDLNDASMDELTVIPGIGDRTAGDIVVNRPYESVTEADLGSEVDLEGFATTRPLERAD
- a CDS encoding TRAM domain-containing protein, with amino-acid sequence MEISEKLLCLFSTEVSAEEDRYVIEVPRQEVETGDIDAGDVYRVALISRDESSEEGSASATQPQTAPSEPQPPVDVGETRYVEIEDIGKQGDGIARVERGYVIIVPGADVGERVKVEITEVKSNFAVGEIIEETF
- a CDS encoding geranylgeranylglyceryl/heptaprenylglyceryl phosphate synthase, with the protein product MDIDWDEITHVTKVDPAKPLPPDLEVLEGTNLVLVGGSDNVSEGNSLEAIERVTAAFPELPIFQEPYSSEHVSRDTVEAADYLSIPAVYNGDWDHFVGKHVDLFTEVGKKPDELLGSGIPIVGDLIASKGVDAVTELAAKVVGEGYVVQHLESTAAAVSGVDAKYTPEQVAGAALATEALYGFPIFYVEYSGTYGGPTDVEAAARYLSETALFYGGGIDSAEKASEILEAGADAIVVGDCFHDDPETFRETIPK
- a CDS encoding YkgJ family cysteine cluster protein, translated to MQSLEAELESARGLAIDDLADAIESIGFECTRCGACCTGHGEDEHTATVFPDEVRELEAADVDSDTAPESDDRDWRDVARPVPYGLEERNGELEGETFEWALQTDGCGDCVFYAEDDDGVGACTAHDDRPLICRTYPFSVALAGTSQPMGEAVDEEGVVRAHECEGLGRDISREDAEELARALKERAVRELEEAIGVRDKYESADPGPGEVVVHDSEGAKRIDGTPRPPDARGTDRN
- a CDS encoding MBL fold metallo-hydrolase; its protein translation is MDVVRCSVPASTRAPGGRTNAYLIGTRSAILVDPAARTGELDRLIDDRAVDHIVCTHTHPDHVGALDAYASETDATVWARYGRADRFREATGRFPDRELRPGATIRLGDERVRVLDTPGHAPDHVALEAGADGPVVCGDCAVSEGSVVVGAPEGDVRAYLSTLRRLRAIDPPTLHPGHGPVIDPPRETLERLIAHRYRRERRVLEAVENGAESLAEILEAAYEKDLSGVRDLALATVRAHLEKLAVEGRLEWNGERATPRSDGRVTRPR
- a CDS encoding MarR family transcriptional regulator, which gives rise to MSMSTAEDRAAAAEEPLSEDEYRDRLRDLPPSAKLVAKVLETDSPLSQGQLAEESLLPDRTVRYALNRLEDVDLIGSRYSFRDARKQVYFLKH
- a CDS encoding class I SAM-dependent methyltransferase → MKGQEWYQADDVAEEYDDKRFSQGGQLIDRREKEAVLDAIMPVEDRNVLEIACGTGRFTVMLAERGADVVGLDISAAMLQQGRKKAQNRGLAGTLEFLRGDAGRLPFPDDHFDTVIAMRFFHLADDPEAFLREMRRVSSDQIVFDTFNRFSARSAYNWALPMGSRLYSKSEVSVLLAKTELTLVDVEDDFLVPYGVYRSIPNGLATPIRTFDEIVGGRPITDHLASVSYWNTRVR
- a CDS encoding glycosyltransferase family 2 protein — encoded protein: MELSVVVSTLNDREQLLSCLDALSAETPATTEIVVVNGPSSDGTTGVVRERSDVDVLVEISERNPNVSRNAGFEEATGDVVAFLDGEYAIEPGWYEAVERAVGNDADVVTGPIKEADGTTSGGETTRTVAGRSVAAFDGDNVAFDRTVLEALDGFDEYLEADGTRDCAHRVAGLGFEVTWSTTMTARSDVGADGGQTDPDWGATYRALSYRLAKNYGPRPTVLARTVGSAVRDGVAGVREIVTGDATPTGWLSDGVDVVTNAGGGFRDGVRARYADRSSRRNPNGLSVRHDRAVRVYDRR
- a CDS encoding enoyl-CoA hydratase/isomerase family protein, which produces MESVGTGLAAIDWNDRRADVYLSRPEKRNAMTVDLMRDLTEAFERVDADEEAWAVTLLGEGSVFSAGMDLAMMRDRVEPDSGIDRDVFPTLLETIEETRQPVVAGIKRAAPAGAFELTLPCDFRILGRDAKYGLLEVTLGTFPHGGGTQRLPRLIGLSKAKEIVLTGEFVDPKEAARMGLVHELCEDEAVDERTKAFADRLCENAPLGLESGKRALNAALETPLEQGLRFERALGRELDDTDDYREGFEARLEEREPQFRRE
- a CDS encoding DUF368 domain-containing protein, giving the protein MLHALEQRLGHRLAFLRTYCYGLCMGTADALPGVSGGTVALLLGFYGRLIAAVTALTPGRALAVLRGYDPDRRERAREALLEMDLQFLLPLGVGMVTAVALIAGAVSALAESHPLALFGFFTGLIAASAIVLFRSLTLSTVEHALAAAAGIGLALLIASNVLQLPGSGVVLIFLSGALAVSAMILPGVSGSLILILLGQYVFLSSELTAFMRSIRDLALADGTLAGLLEPGTTVVVFVAGGVLGLVTIARIVRRALDHHRGVTLVFLVGLIAGSVPAPLHNIGEAYAWTAETVLLTGAWALLGALALFALDLLAGGFDPE